In Mesorhizobium sp., one DNA window encodes the following:
- a CDS encoding SDR family oxidoreductase, whose amino-acid sequence MAASSREPVAAVTGGAGGIGEACVARLRAQGWQVVVLDRNMDLAREVAARHGAIAREIDLADTASIDAAAAWVEREVGPCSALAAVAAHLENPHMPEKQDEAEWDAILRVNLTGTFRTLTAFGAGMLERGQGSIVTVGSITAFNSSPLQAYGPTKAAIINMSRNFAVAWGRRGVRVNCVCPGPTRTPAVEASYARGERNPDTMIRQTALGRLVKPEQVANAIAFLLSEDAGAITGIELPVDAGTLATQLWSLYGGVPGAVQS is encoded by the coding sequence ATGGCTGCATCCTCCCGAGAACCCGTGGCGGCGGTGACCGGCGGCGCCGGCGGCATTGGCGAAGCCTGCGTCGCCCGGCTGCGAGCCCAGGGCTGGCAGGTCGTGGTTCTTGACCGCAACATGGATCTCGCCCGCGAGGTCGCCGCCCGCCATGGCGCGATCGCCCGCGAGATCGACCTCGCCGACACGGCGAGCATCGACGCCGCGGCAGCATGGGTCGAACGCGAGGTCGGACCATGTTCGGCGCTCGCCGCCGTCGCGGCGCATCTCGAGAATCCGCACATGCCGGAAAAGCAGGACGAGGCCGAATGGGACGCCATCCTGCGCGTCAACCTGACGGGCACGTTCCGGACGCTGACCGCCTTCGGCGCCGGCATGCTGGAGCGCGGCCAGGGGTCGATCGTGACGGTCGGCTCCATCACCGCCTTCAACTCCAGCCCGCTCCAGGCCTACGGCCCGACCAAGGCCGCGATCATCAACATGTCGCGCAATTTCGCGGTCGCATGGGGACGGCGCGGCGTGCGGGTGAACTGCGTCTGCCCCGGCCCAACCCGCACACCGGCGGTCGAGGCGAGCTACGCGCGCGGCGAGCGCAACCCGGACACGATGATCCGCCAGACGGCGCTCGGCCGGCTGGTCAAGCCCGAGCAGGTGGCCAACGCCATCGCTTTCCTCCTGTCCGAGGACGCCGGCGCGATCACCGGCATCGAGCTTCCGGTGGATGCCGGCACCCTCGCGACCCAGCTCTGGAGCCTCTACGGCGGCGTCCCGGGTGCGGTGCAATCCTGA